A segment of the Brienomyrus brachyistius isolate T26 chromosome 13, BBRACH_0.4, whole genome shotgun sequence genome:
TCTTATAAAATGATCTTGTTTCTGGAGATAACTGAGGGGGAGTCGGCAGTAGGCATGTCAGGAGAGTCTCATTTCTTCCTAGCCAGCTTCTggctgcctgttctgcttctcccACTGGACCCTAACCTATCCTGAGACCCTGTCCCTCCTCTGTAATTCATTTTCTTGCGGCATTCTTTGCATTTTTCTGTTGACTTTGGACAGCCTGTCACAGATCCACACGGCCCTGGGGAGGATCTCCTAGCTGTCGGACGTGTCTCCTTTCGGCCAGCTGGTCCCGGCTTTGCGCTCCACCCAAACTCCAGTGGGAGAGCCGGATTACACTGCTTTCAGTCCATGCCTTTACCCGTGTGGTTTTTGAGCTGTACTGCTCTAATGCTGTGGGGAGCCTGGGGGGCTCATCGTACAGACCTAGGCCTCCATAATGGCAATGACACGTTCATCCCTCAGGATTCTCAGTATAGACAGCAGGTGGTGGCTGTGTAAGACTTCCAGGATGGGATTCCAGAAAGCATAATGCATTTTTACAGAACGTGACCCAAATCACTTGCTTAGGaatccagctgtataaatgtatgAGTATGTACAGCTGCAAACAGAGTAAGTCAGTCAGCATATGggtttcttgctaataaagaaGTCCAAATATATATGTGCATGAGGCATGATATTGCTGCTGGCTGTGCTGCTGTTCCCAGAACAGGTACTGAACAGGAAGTGGTGAAGAGGAAGTTTGGAGACCAGGTTCTAGATAATTTAACAAGAGAAGTTCTCAATACTCCTCACCCAATTCCCATATCTATGTGTATGTAGGATATGGGACAGATTGCTGCATGTCTTTTCAAAAATGCATTGGCATGGCTTCAATGAAAATCATTTGCCGTTTTTCTTACAGTATCTGCTTTTGTGATGTTCAGAATGTCAGTCTCCCTTAGGCTGCCCACTAATGCAGTGTAATATGTACTGCTCAGCCTGAAATAACAGCTGTTCATTTACGTGTAAACTACTTTCGATGCTATTAAATTCTAGTCCACTAGTGTAGGAGCTTCTGctgtctgctgcagtggggAGGAGACGGTACATTCCAGCAGTGCTCCAGcgagctcttttttttttttttccctgcatcCTCTCCAAATGTACACAGTCCAATGACTCGGCCACTGCTGCCTCCCTGTGTCTGTCCACAGCATTACACCAAAGATGCTGACGGCCTCTGCACCCGCCTCATCAAGCCAAAGCTCATGGAGGGGACGGTAGCAGCCCAGGACGAGTTCTCTCGAAGTAAGACACTGTTGGCCGTTTATGCCCCTGCAGCCCCTGTCCTCTGGTCTTTGTCCCAGCACGCTTATTCCCCctatcctgcactggagggtcaCCATCACCCCACTCTGCTTTTGCTGTTGAGGCAGTTTTAAAAGCATGATAATCCTGACGGTCAGTCCTGGCTCCTGAACCCCCTTGTGCCTCCCTgcaggtggctgggctctcaaCCAAAAGGAGCTGAAGCTCTTACAGACCATCGGGAAAGGAGAATTTGGGGGTACGCATCTCAGCTGCCTGAGGCTGGTGCTGCTGGACTGTGTCACGAGGGTACGAGTGTATGCGCGCAGTCAGGACGGCACTGAgcggctctctctctcactcctctTAGATGTGATGGTGGGAGACTACCGAGGGACCAAGGTGGCAGTAAAGTGCATCAAAAACGACGCGACAGCACAGGCCTTCATCGCCGAGGCCTCTGTCATGACGTGAGTTTGTTTTCTGACGAGGTGTTGTCCATTTCCATTATTGTTTTTCTTCATTTCATTGTTTGAAGAAGGAAAGCTGTCTACCGATTTTTGTCAGTTACCTTTATGCAGCAGCATCACATGCAAAGTTGGGACAGAGGCCGAGATGTGGCGGTGAGAGATGGCCGTGTTAACAGTGAGCTAACTATCACCGACTGCTCCTCCACCTTGCAGGCAGCTACGTCACAACAACCTGGTGCAGCTGCTGGGCGTGATCCTGGAGGATAACGGCCTTTTCATCGTGACGGAGTACATGGCCAAGGTGGGCAAGACTTCATCCTCTCTGTGTTCCACACGCCACCTACCAGGTCATGATTAGGTGCAGATTAAACTGTCCTTGAGGTGGTAATGGAAAGGCTGAGCTATAGCTGACTGGTGTCCCATCCATGGTGTCCCCTGTTTTGTACTCTGTGATAAACCCCTGATTGACCGTGACCCTGCGCTGGTCTGTCCTCAGGGCAGTTTGGTGGATTATCTGCGCTCGCGAGGTCGCACCGTGCTGGGAGGGGAATGCCTTCTCAAGTTCTCCCTGTGAGTGGTGCCGTTCTACTGCTCCTTTCTGATGTGCCGGCGCTATGTGCCTGTGGTCTGCCTCATCTCATAGCGCTCTCTCCCTCCATCCCCCAGGGACGTGTGCGAGGCTATGGAATACCTAGAGGCCAACAACTTTGTACACAGAGACTTGGCTGCCCGGAACGTGCTGGTGTCTGAGGACAACATTGCCAAGGTCAGTGACTTTGGCCTGACAAAGGAGGCGTCTTCCACGCAGGACACGGCCAAGCTGCCCGTGAAGTGGACATCACCGGAAGCCCTCAGGGAGAAGGTACATGGGCTcttggcatgtgtgtgtatcCATGTATCAGTATTTGTCCAGGTCTTGTGTTTCACTTTACCATGTAACTTCTCCCTCTCTACAAGCAGCAATTCTCCACCAAATCGGACGTGTGGAGCtatggcattttgctgtgggaAATCTATTCCTTTGGGCGTGTGCCTTACCCCAGAATTGTGAGTACACCTGCCTGGTATCCTGGGCTTTTACTTCCTCCCTTGGAATTTTTCTTTATCCTTCCATAAGAGGGCAGCCTTGTTCTAGTAATCAGATGATCTGAAAGTTTGTCTCACTTTATTACACTAATGCAACATAGAATATGACTTACAAACAGTGTGTTTTGATGCACGTGCTTTGGGGTGTTTTTAGTCGCACATAGTTACTCACAAGCGAGTTGGTTATACAGTGGTATCCCTATTAGTGCCATCAAGATGTTGTTTATTAACTATGTCAAAGTTGCCTGTTATAGAGTAACCTGCAATGCAGTAAATTTCCAAGTTCACTCTTATTGCTACCCATAAATTCCCGTTAATTCCTGTGGAAAGTTTTGAACTGAAAATTCACAGAATTTTGCAACTCTGGTTGGAGCTGTTTCTTAGCTGGTCACTGCAGCAAAACTCCTTAGAGGGGGTGGATGTCAGCCAGGCCAGTCGGTGCTGATTCCCCGCTGGGTGCCTGCACAGCCTGTAATTTGTAAAATGAGCCGCTTTGGCAAGGCGCGAGAGTCAGTTTGCCACTTGTCTCTCCCCCTACTGCAGCCTTTGAAGGAGGTGGTGCCCCGGGTGGAGAAGGGCTACAAGATGGATGCCCCGGACGGCTGTCCGCTGGTGGTCTATGACATCATGAAGCAGTGCTGGACCCTGAACCCAGTGGAGCGGCCCAGCTTTCAGCTGCTGAGGGAGAAGCTGCAGCACATCATGTCCAAGGAGCTCTACCTGTGAGGAGGACAGGCCATGGGCtccgggggggtggtggggggggggggggggggggggcacatgaggAGGCTGGTGAGGAGGCCTGCCTCCCTGGGGGGGTCCGCTCCTCGGATCCATACCAGCACTCTGGGACTGTAGACTCCCCCAAACCTCACGCTTACCCCAATTCAGTTGTAGACCAACCCACCCCCCATTATTGTTGTGTAGCGCATCTCGAGCCATCTTCCCCACCCTGTGCCTCCCCCCTCCGTTTCCCTCTTTCTTCTTCaccttttttctctctctcaccctaTGGCAAGGATGAGGGTAAGGCTGGCCTTTTCTTTTACACCTTGTCGCTCCCGGAAACCCCACCCTCCCCGTTCCTTGTGTGGGGCCAGTCCTGGCAGTGCGTTTGCGTGTAAGGGAGGTGAGGCCTTGCTGTGTGCCCAAGTGCCTCCAAACCAGTCCCCGCCCTCCCCTTGGCCGTGCcccctaccaccacagactgtttttattccttttttaaaagtcggtttttttgtttttgtttttctgcttttTACCCTCCCCCGGCTTGTGAGGCAGGCTTCTCTATAATCACATTTATCAAAATGGAAACCAGTCCTGAAATGGAGCGCCCATTCCACCACCCCTTTCCTTCGGGAATTCTGTACCGTGTGGAGGAGGACCAATTCCGAAACGGTAGATTCACAATACGTGGGTTTGTTTCGTAACGCAAATATATTTAATGGACGACAAAAATAaaattggggggaaaaaatacacCCAAAGGATTGCCGGAGCAACAAAAGTAAAATGTTCCAAGTGTACCTGTGAACACATAGAGAGCTGTGCATGCGGTGAGGCCTTGAAGTACTGTGCGTGCTATCAATGTTCATTGTTTATTATGCTGCCATGATAATGAATAAATCATTCCGTCTGACCAGTCTAAAGAAAATGACaaacgggggaaaaaaaaatacacaaacatTGAAAGTGTCTCTGTGTGATGTTTGACTCCAGGAGTGTTCCTTCCGGatgaaaccctaaccctaaatccCCGAGTGTCAGCATAACAGGAAAGGCTTCCTGTTTAATAACCCTTAGCGTGAAAGCAAGTTCTCTGCTGTTTGTCGTGCTTTTACGTGGCCCtgaaaatgtaaataacatgAGCGCACACACTCTGTTTATGTGGAACATCAGGGATTCACATCGTCCTGCGGAGTGGGGTCCTTCGTAAGGGTCTGAGTTCAgttggttttatttatttattttttttggcacgCTTCCCACGAGGAAATGCAGTGGTGTGATTGAAATGTAGCCATGGTGTTACAGTGCAGTTACCGTGTGCAAGAATCATTTAGCCGGCAGTTTGAACAGCACGTCTTGCAGGCCCTCAGCTACAGGGCACCCATTTGTGGGATTACACTGGATACCGTGTCTCTTTCTTTCAAGCTCATTTCTAATCATCTCTTTGCCTGGTTTGATTCCATTGCCAGAGGTGGTGCTgggtaattaattaattaacataattcattttaaatgaggGTACGTTTCTCAAAAGCTCCAAAGGAGTAAATCTTGTCTAAATGGGGTTGTGTAATCCACATCTTCTCTGTGCATCAGTGTTGGATTGAAAATGCTCTGAAGGTAGGGTTGCCATACTACTCATTAGACTTATGATATTTGCATGATATTAGGtgttttcattgttttattACACCCACAAAATGTCCTGGCTGCTGCGGTAGTGTGTCCTTTCCCAAGAGTGTGTTGGCATCTTGGCTTTCTGTTTAAACTGGCTTCTGGCTCTTGTTTGTCATACTCTCTGTCTGTCTAGTGTTTCTCAGTCTGATCCTCTGATgggtttgctccctcccagctcccgctaGGGTAGAGACTGCTAGgaaagagcaaaaacatggactgtttgggggtccccgaggaccagattgagaaatactggtcTAATTTGTTGATGTGAAAGATCTGAGATTTCCATAGTCTCTCATGCACATCCATTACATGACAACACCTTGCTTCTGCAGAACCCCAACAGTTCTCAATGAGTGGAGCAGGTGGTAACCGCGCATTTCAAAATACCGAAGTGTAAGTGGCATCATCCCAGCAACCCCAAATCAAATTGGATTTCATCTACTTGGGCTGACGTGCCATTTTATCGCATGCTGCTAGTTTCTTATTGTACATTGGAACCAAGAACCTATTGTGGATCTTTTGCAACACAAGCTAAAGGGGAAAGCTGTCTCCAGCCACTTTGAAACCAGTCTGCTCTGGCCTACGCCAATAATTCCCAGCATTTACTCTGTCTAGTGCGTCGCAGTTTGTACATTTTCGCCCTTTATAAACAGAAGTTcagtgatattttacagtcccCTTATGTTCTGACTCTGCTAATTGTTTTAGGTTGTACATGCTTCTGCTGGACAAGTATAGCTATGTTACAGTATAATCCCGTTTGTAggggactcgcttataacggaatattgtCTATAACGGATGAGGTCTGCTGGTCCCAGCTGTGTGCATTtaggaacatgcagaaaaagtggactcgcatataatagaatttcatttataacagacaaacaatttggtccccagggccgcttttggCTGTAGTTTTGTTTGGCTGTAACAGACATGCAGGCTCTGCCTACAAGGCACGTGgcctgccggtgatatccagcgcggatacgtagtcgggattattaatagtcacacatctggtcaggtaaagctggattactacatgtacaatatgatcatctataccacaagtgtgtctgctggggtgtggcatgaggaAGTGGTGTCCTGTAGTGGGTATAATGGACTTTGGATATaaaggactgttttgccaggtcccttcaAGTCcgttataatgggattttactgcAGTATGCATATTAGTCTCTATACATCAGTGCATGTGCACACTAGAGGGAGGTGAAAGGCCCAAATTTATTTCATTTACTTGAGATAATTTACACTGATAATGGTGATCAGGAGAATCTTCCTCTACAGGGGTACAGAGAAGTGTTTGTGCTTTGGAAACCATGGGCACCGTGATGTGTGTGTCGTATGCAGCTCTAAATCAGGCGAGGTGTTCTGTGCTTCTCCAGTGGCTCACCGTGTCTGTCTGCTGGTGTCGCTGTGGGACAAAGGACAGCACAACCCCATACTAaacactcccccctcccccaatgccTTTTCCTGAATTGGTGTTTGTATTTCATACTCGTACGTAAATTGAGCCCTGTAATCTAAAAATATATGAACCGGTGGAACATCTCAAGGATTTAAAGAGGCATCCTGTGTTTCAAATTGTGTTAACGTTCAATAATCTAGCCAAGACACACTCCTTAAGTCAGGACCGTAGGCAGTGTACAGGGCAAACCACCTTCAGACGGCttccagaaaatgttctatatcAGTATCCCCGTCAGCTGCGTTATAGATGGCAAATCTAGggaatttgaaccagcaaaTTTTGGTTTCTTCACCAGACACTCATTAGCTTAGCAAGCTAGCAATCTGCATGATTCCAAACAAGCCTTAGTCTCGGGTTCAAACTCATTTGGCGCCTAAAGACTATAAATGTCTTGTGTCTATGGTTCTGACCGGAATATGTTTGATGGTACCTTTTTCTTGATTAGCGGTCCCAGCCTTATTGGGACCTGGTACTGGCAGACCTGCTTTCAGGGCCCAGGGTTCAAACATGTCCCTCCATGCCGGGTTGCCATTTGCTGTGACGGGTCAGTCATGCCGCCTGCGCTGTatgtagcatttaatgtcatcaGGAAGGTCTGTCACATACACAAGTGTGAGGAGCAGAGCAGGAACACGTCAGACAGCTTAAGGGCCTGGTATCCGGAGCCACTGGCCAGAACATCAGTGTCTCACTCCCGGAATAAGAAAGGACGGAATGAAACCAGCCGCGGTTACATTAGTCTTCGATTTGTTTGTCCACTGTGCCAAGAGAAGCCTGGGGTCACTGTTGATTTTTGTCATGCTTTTCTCTCTGGTTTCCCACTCAGAGCTGGAGATGCAGAGAGATCTGGTCAGGAAGCAGCAGGAAGTTGTGCCCTCACCTGCTGTGATGTAATTCTGTCACTCTCTAAATAACCTGATTGGGGCCTGGGGCCATGACATAGCTTGAAATGGTACATTTGACTTTGGGAAATTCAAGGTTCCCCGGAACTGGAGGAAATGTATTTTCTGCTCCAGTTGTCAGGCTTTACTTTC
Coding sequences within it:
- the csk gene encoding tyrosine-protein kinase CSK, translating into MSGVQTAWPAGTECVAKYNFQGATDQDLPFSKGDVLTIIGVTKDPNWYKAKNPVGREGTIPANYVQKREGVKSGGKLSLMPWFHGKITREQAERLLYPPETGLFLVRESTNYPGDYTLCVSCEGKVEHYRIIYHDGKLTIDEEEYFINLMQLVEHYTKDADGLCTRLIKPKLMEGTVAAQDEFSRSGWALNQKELKLLQTIGKGEFGDVMVGDYRGTKVAVKCIKNDATAQAFIAEASVMTQLRHNNLVQLLGVILEDNGLFIVTEYMAKGSLVDYLRSRGRTVLGGECLLKFSLDVCEAMEYLEANNFVHRDLAARNVLVSEDNIAKVSDFGLTKEASSTQDTAKLPVKWTSPEALREKQFSTKSDVWSYGILLWEIYSFGRVPYPRIPLKEVVPRVEKGYKMDAPDGCPLVVYDIMKQCWTLNPVERPSFQLLREKLQHIMSKELYL